The proteins below are encoded in one region of Paeniglutamicibacter cryotolerans:
- a CDS encoding ferritin-like domain-containing protein → MFEQKFITTAMARSAENTLDRRKLFSAAAAAGLVGTGALLSAAPASAHSDRDEHKGAPSDSSILNFALNLEYLEAEFYLRAVTGRGLADSLTDGRGKKGWVTGGRKVPFTRGSLIHKYAIEIAADEKAHVRFLRSALGKAAVARPRIDLDASFTAAALAAGLITAGQTFSPFKDETSFLLGAFIFEDVGVTAYKGAAPFIDNKTYLEAAAGILAVEAYHAGIIRTTMYARGLQAPAQAISNARDSLDGKTDLDQGIGTAKVANLVPADANALAFSRTTAQVLNIAYLNPKSVTSGGFFPHGVNGKINRSGSN, encoded by the coding sequence ATGTTCGAGCAGAAATTCATCACCACGGCAATGGCAAGGAGCGCGGAAAACACCCTTGACCGCAGGAAGCTCTTTAGCGCAGCTGCCGCGGCAGGCCTCGTGGGTACCGGCGCACTGCTATCGGCCGCACCTGCATCGGCTCATTCCGATAGGGACGAGCATAAGGGTGCCCCCAGCGACTCTTCCATCCTGAACTTCGCACTGAACTTGGAATACCTTGAGGCCGAATTCTACCTGCGTGCGGTCACTGGCAGGGGTCTGGCCGACAGCCTCACGGACGGCAGGGGAAAGAAAGGCTGGGTCACGGGCGGACGAAAGGTCCCGTTCACACGCGGTAGCCTGATCCACAAGTACGCCATCGAGATCGCAGCGGATGAAAAGGCTCATGTCCGTTTTCTGCGCAGCGCACTCGGCAAAGCCGCGGTGGCCCGGCCTCGGATCGACCTTGATGCCAGCTTTACCGCTGCCGCTCTCGCTGCCGGTCTCATCACTGCAGGTCAGACCTTCAGCCCGTTCAAGGATGAAACAAGTTTCCTGCTCGGGGCGTTTATTTTCGAGGACGTTGGCGTCACTGCATATAAGGGGGCTGCACCGTTCATTGACAACAAGACCTACCTCGAGGCGGCTGCTGGCATCCTTGCTGTGGAGGCATACCACGCTGGCATTATCAGAACCACCATGTATGCCCGGGGCCTTCAGGCTCCCGCCCAAGCCATCTCGAACGCCCGCGACAGCCTCGATGGCAAGACGGATCTGGATCAGGGCATCGGAACGGCCAAGGTCGCCAACCTCGTGCCCGCCGACGCCAATGCCCTGGCCTTCAGCCGTACCACGGCGCAGGTCTTGAACATCGCCTACCTGAACCCGAAGTCGGTCACATCCGGCGGGTTTTTCCCGCACGGTGTCAACGGAAAGATCAACCGAAGCGGTTCCAACTAG
- a CDS encoding RidA family protein, whose amino-acid sequence MGAAGAGLDNVVEVGVLLADPADFSGMNDEYGTWFPVSPRLATRQNSVPWFLESSSPFA is encoded by the coding sequence CTGGGAGCTGCGGGGGCCGGCCTCGATAACGTGGTTGAGGTCGGGGTATTGCTCGCGGACCCGGCGGACTTTTCCGGCATGAATGACGAATACGGAACATGGTTCCCCGTCAGCCCCCGACTCGCTACACGACAAAACTCGGTGCCGTGGTTCCTGGAGTCCTCATCTCCATTCGCATGA
- a CDS encoding TM0106 family RecB-like putative nuclease, whose protein sequence is MFLLASDIAGAPADLVFSASDLVTASECEYRSLRVLDLRLGRTGKPDFGTDEMLDRAAALGDVHENKVLHGLINQFGPWDRATGTGVKQLARADSNRTALSAARDETLEALRIGADVVFQATFFDGEFVGFADFLVREPDGAYSVWDSKLARHAKVTALLQLAAYGDQLLASGIPLHSETRLVLGDNTHSVHEIHDLLPVFRDRRDRFRSMSAAARAGNAVTWGQPGIGACGRCDYCFEQVTAHRDLLLVAGMSSSRRKKLMDAGITTIDELAAMPATAATGAVSKLRDQARMQTGVQEPDGSRTFTANGTERTVGYRLLPTQTISRLPAPSPGDIYFDFEGDPLWQDTNEGWGLEYLFGVIEVDTGSAVFKPFWAHSRAGERQAFLDFLAYVEDRRKTWPELHVYHYAAYEKSALRNLSLRHVAGEETVDDWLREGLLVDLYETVRNSLRITEASYSIKKIEPLYMGENLRSGDVKDAGASVVAYSKYTEARDGGDAAVAATILTSISDYNEYDCLSTLELDRWLRSLAPATAWESHAQQALPDSAAQAPVPEPSPEEIRLRDYLAALPDDRDATPEEAAIAMVAAATGYHRREDKQYWWDLFSNIDALDEDLAETRNSFLVHRATVLEDWAKVGGARTRMKTRFVELIGTAPEGSDFREGSKWHRVMSGPAPETYMFPVSTETGRYAAPDAEVESIEPAHDALGKAARDETMSRIVLREKETGKLPADGELPIRLLVNKPVNTASLRAALAALAQEVGATVPDLPAHPGLDILRRRSPQLATLNGLPALETDEHGRHNYIKAITAAVSDLDHSYLAVQGPPGTGKTHVGSHVIAELVGRGWNVGVVGQSHAVVENMLRAAINKAGVDPDLVGKKVRDGIDPDSVPWRVKTDEGLSGLLGSGNGALIGGTAWTMTGNHVGADSLDLLVIDEAGQYSLANTLAVARSAKRLLLLGDPQQLPQVTQGQHPEPVDESALGWLSAGHSTLPEPMGYFLADSWRMHPRLCAAVSKLSYRGKLESTPAASARHLEGAEPGVHTVMVSHQGNSTSSVEEAAEVINQIHAHLGLPWHDPREGGGSRPLEASDILVVAAYNAQVNIVRDALDAAGLGEARVGTVDKFQGQEAPVVLMSMACSAAVDAPRGMEFLLNRNRVNVAVSRGQWRAVIIRSPELTNYMPSNPAVFAELGAFIGLDRS, encoded by the coding sequence TTGTTCTTGCTTGCATCGGATATCGCCGGCGCGCCGGCCGACCTGGTCTTCTCGGCCAGCGACCTGGTGACCGCCAGCGAATGTGAATACCGGTCGCTGCGGGTATTGGATCTGCGCCTGGGACGAACGGGTAAGCCCGACTTCGGCACCGATGAAATGCTCGACCGCGCCGCCGCCCTGGGTGATGTCCACGAAAACAAGGTCCTGCACGGGCTGATCAACCAATTCGGTCCATGGGACCGGGCCACCGGCACTGGAGTCAAACAGCTGGCCCGCGCCGACAGCAACCGGACTGCGCTCAGCGCTGCCCGCGACGAAACCCTCGAGGCCCTGCGCATCGGCGCAGACGTTGTCTTCCAAGCCACGTTCTTCGACGGGGAGTTCGTTGGTTTCGCCGATTTCCTGGTCCGCGAGCCCGACGGTGCCTACTCGGTTTGGGACTCGAAGCTGGCCCGCCATGCCAAGGTCACCGCCCTGCTGCAGCTGGCCGCCTACGGGGACCAGCTGCTTGCCTCGGGCATTCCGCTGCACAGCGAAACCCGCCTGGTGCTCGGCGATAACACCCACAGCGTGCATGAGATCCACGACCTGCTGCCGGTCTTCCGGGACCGCCGCGACCGCTTCCGTTCGATGAGCGCTGCGGCGCGCGCCGGAAACGCCGTGACCTGGGGCCAGCCCGGGATCGGCGCGTGCGGGCGCTGCGACTACTGCTTCGAACAGGTCACCGCGCACCGGGACCTGCTGCTGGTGGCGGGCATGAGCTCATCACGACGCAAGAAGCTGATGGACGCCGGAATCACCACCATCGACGAGCTGGCGGCGATGCCCGCCACGGCGGCCACCGGAGCGGTCTCCAAGCTGCGCGACCAGGCCCGCATGCAGACAGGGGTGCAGGAACCGGACGGCTCTCGCACCTTCACCGCCAACGGCACCGAACGCACAGTGGGCTATCGGCTGCTGCCCACCCAGACCATTTCCCGGCTTCCGGCACCGAGCCCCGGCGACATCTACTTCGATTTCGAGGGCGACCCCCTGTGGCAGGACACCAACGAGGGCTGGGGCTTGGAATACCTCTTTGGGGTCATCGAGGTCGACACCGGCAGTGCTGTCTTCAAGCCGTTCTGGGCGCACAGCCGTGCCGGCGAGCGCCAGGCGTTCCTGGACTTCCTCGCCTATGTCGAGGACCGCCGTAAGACCTGGCCGGAGCTGCACGTCTACCACTATGCCGCGTATGAGAAGTCGGCGCTGCGCAACCTTTCCCTTCGCCACGTGGCAGGCGAGGAAACGGTGGACGACTGGCTGCGCGAGGGCCTGCTGGTGGACCTCTACGAGACGGTGCGCAATTCGCTGCGGATCACCGAGGCCTCATACTCGATCAAGAAGATCGAGCCGCTGTACATGGGCGAGAACCTTCGCTCCGGTGATGTGAAAGACGCCGGCGCCTCGGTGGTCGCCTACTCGAAATACACCGAGGCACGCGATGGCGGGGATGCGGCGGTGGCCGCCACGATCCTGACCTCCATCTCCGACTACAACGAATATGATTGCCTCTCCACGCTCGAGCTCGACCGTTGGCTGCGCTCGCTGGCACCAGCCACCGCCTGGGAGTCCCACGCTCAGCAAGCCCTGCCGGATTCGGCGGCCCAGGCCCCGGTGCCGGAACCCTCACCCGAGGAAATTCGGTTGCGTGACTATCTGGCTGCCCTGCCCGATGACCGCGACGCGACGCCGGAGGAGGCTGCGATCGCCATGGTCGCCGCGGCCACCGGCTACCACCGGCGCGAGGACAAGCAGTACTGGTGGGACCTGTTCAGCAACATCGATGCGCTGGACGAGGACCTCGCCGAAACTCGCAACTCTTTCTTGGTCCACCGCGCCACGGTGCTGGAGGACTGGGCGAAGGTCGGAGGAGCCCGGACAAGGATGAAAACCCGGTTCGTGGAGCTGATCGGGACCGCCCCCGAGGGATCGGATTTCCGCGAGGGCAGCAAATGGCACCGGGTCATGTCTGGCCCCGCCCCGGAAACCTACATGTTCCCGGTGTCCACGGAAACCGGACGCTATGCCGCACCGGATGCCGAGGTCGAGAGCATCGAGCCGGCCCATGATGCACTGGGCAAGGCCGCCCGAGACGAGACCATGTCCCGGATCGTGCTGCGCGAGAAGGAAACCGGGAAGCTGCCGGCCGACGGGGAGCTGCCGATCCGCCTGCTGGTCAACAAGCCGGTGAACACGGCAAGCCTGCGCGCCGCACTTGCTGCGCTTGCCCAGGAGGTCGGCGCCACCGTTCCGGACCTGCCGGCACACCCGGGCCTGGACATCCTGCGCCGGCGTTCCCCGCAGCTTGCCACGCTGAACGGACTGCCCGCCTTGGAAACCGATGAGCACGGCCGGCACAACTACATTAAGGCCATTACTGCCGCAGTGTCCGACCTGGACCATTCCTACCTCGCTGTACAAGGCCCACCGGGCACCGGTAAGACACACGTCGGTTCGCATGTCATTGCCGAGCTGGTGGGCCGTGGTTGGAACGTCGGGGTCGTCGGCCAATCCCATGCCGTGGTGGAGAACATGCTGCGCGCGGCGATCAACAAGGCCGGTGTGGATCCCGATCTGGTGGGCAAGAAGGTCCGCGACGGCATCGATCCGGATTCGGTGCCCTGGCGCGTGAAAACGGATGAGGGCCTGTCAGGTCTGCTCGGCTCCGGAAACGGCGCACTCATCGGCGGGACCGCTTGGACGATGACCGGCAACCATGTGGGTGCCGATTCCCTTGACCTGCTGGTGATCGACGAGGCCGGACAGTACTCGCTGGCGAATACCCTGGCCGTGGCACGGTCGGCCAAGCGCCTGCTGCTACTCGGGGATCCGCAGCAGCTTCCCCAGGTCACCCAGGGCCAGCACCCGGAACCAGTGGACGAATCGGCGCTGGGCTGGCTCTCGGCCGGGCACAGCACGCTGCCTGAACCCATGGGCTACTTCCTAGCCGATTCGTGGCGGATGCACCCGCGACTATGCGCCGCCGTCTCGAAGCTGAGCTACCGCGGAAAGCTTGAATCCACGCCCGCCGCATCGGCCCGGCATCTGGAAGGCGCCGAACCCGGCGTGCACACGGTCATGGTGTCCCATCAGGGCAACTCCACCTCCTCCGTCGAGGAAGCTGCCGAGGTAATCAACCAGATCCACGCGCACCTTGGACTTCCTTGGCACGACCCGCGCGAGGGCGGGGGAAGCCGCCCGCTGGAAGCATCCGATATCCTCGTGGTCGCTGCCTACAACGCGCAGGTCAACATCGTCCGAGATGCGCTGGACGCCGCCGGGCTCGGCGAGGCACGGGTCGGAACGGTGGATAAGTTCCAGGGCCAGGAGGCCCCCGTTGTACTGATGTCGATGGCTTGCTCGGCCGCGGTGGATGCACCTCGAGGCATGGAGTTCCTCCTCAACCGCAACCGGGTCAATGTGGCTGTTTCGCGCGGGCAATGGCGCGCCGTGATCATCCGCTCCCCCGAGCTGACCAACTACATGCCCTCGAATCCTGCCGTATTCGCCGAACTGGGCGCGTTCATCGGGCTGGACCGCTCCTGA
- a CDS encoding APC family permease, which produces MEQHQRLDDNEHLAVLGYTGSFDRSMSLWSNFALGFTYLSPLVGVYSLFAVALATGGPPSIFWLLIVGGGQLLVALVFGEVVSQFPIHGGIYPWTRRLWGRRYAWMAAWIYIWAMIVTITAVAQFGSGFLGSIFGVEVSRGSTLLLTLVLLFVALALNFTGTRTLATAARIGLVAELTGVIALGLYLLIFDRKHPFSTFFDSMGVEGNGSYAAAFMGAALAGLFLFYGFEACGDVAEEVNNPARRIPLAMVMTILVGGVSALLSFGGYVLAAPDLQKIVAGQDPDPIPAILESALGPIGAKVFLVVAIMAFMSCVLSLQAAASRLVFSFARDGMLPGHAWLAKVSPKSKVPTHALIVACLIPVLISVLIFFGSEQLLTQVTSFAVLGIYVAFQSVVLAALRQRLRGWKPAGPFSLGSFGIVVNVAALAYGLFALYLLAKPTSTGDFFTDWTVLIGFAVVAGVGLIYLFAARPDGKSHAPSGDALEVAEKLRSASH; this is translated from the coding sequence GTGGAACAGCACCAGCGCTTGGATGATAACGAGCATCTCGCCGTCTTGGGCTACACCGGCTCTTTCGACCGGTCGATGTCGCTCTGGTCGAACTTCGCGTTGGGGTTCACCTACCTGTCCCCGCTCGTTGGCGTGTATTCGCTCTTCGCCGTGGCCCTGGCCACCGGCGGACCGCCCTCGATTTTCTGGCTGCTGATCGTCGGCGGCGGCCAGCTGCTGGTTGCACTGGTCTTCGGTGAGGTCGTCTCGCAGTTCCCGATCCACGGCGGCATCTACCCCTGGACCCGGCGGCTCTGGGGCCGTCGCTACGCGTGGATGGCGGCCTGGATCTACATCTGGGCGATGATCGTGACCATCACGGCGGTCGCCCAATTCGGTTCCGGCTTCCTGGGCAGCATCTTCGGCGTCGAGGTCTCCCGCGGCTCCACCCTGTTGTTAACCCTGGTCCTGTTGTTCGTTGCGCTGGCGCTGAACTTCACCGGCACCCGAACCCTCGCTACGGCGGCCCGGATCGGGCTCGTCGCCGAGCTCACCGGGGTGATAGCGCTGGGCCTTTACCTGCTGATCTTCGACCGCAAGCACCCCTTCTCCACGTTTTTCGATTCCATGGGAGTGGAAGGAAACGGCTCCTACGCCGCGGCGTTCATGGGTGCGGCCCTGGCCGGATTGTTCCTGTTCTACGGCTTCGAGGCCTGCGGCGATGTGGCGGAGGAAGTCAACAACCCGGCCAGGCGCATTCCGCTGGCCATGGTCATGACCATCCTGGTCGGCGGTGTCTCGGCTCTGCTCTCCTTCGGCGGATACGTGCTTGCCGCTCCTGATCTGCAAAAGATCGTCGCCGGTCAGGATCCCGATCCGATCCCCGCCATCTTGGAATCGGCGCTCGGCCCGATCGGGGCCAAGGTCTTCCTCGTCGTTGCCATCATGGCGTTCATGTCCTGCGTACTTTCGCTGCAGGCGGCGGCCTCGCGGCTGGTCTTCTCCTTTGCCCGCGATGGAATGCTTCCGGGGCACGCCTGGCTGGCCAAGGTCTCTCCGAAGTCGAAGGTCCCGACCCATGCGCTGATCGTCGCCTGCCTGATCCCGGTGTTGATCAGCGTGTTGATCTTCTTCGGTTCAGAGCAGTTGCTCACCCAGGTCACCAGCTTCGCCGTGCTGGGGATCTACGTCGCCTTCCAGTCCGTAGTGCTCGCCGCGTTGCGCCAGCGGCTTCGCGGATGGAAGCCCGCCGGGCCCTTCAGTCTCGGATCCTTCGGCATCGTGGTGAACGTGGCCGCCCTTGCCTACGGGCTCTTTGCCCTGTACCTGTTGGCGAAGCCGACCAGCACCGGCGATTTCTTCACCGACTGGACGGTCCTGATCGGCTTCGCCGTGGTGGCCGGCGTCGGATTGATCTACCTCTTCGCCGCCCGTCCGGACGGCAAGTCGCATGCGCCCTCCGGGGATGCGCTGGAGGTGGCCGAAAAGCTGAGGTCTGCCAGCCACTGA
- the glsA gene encoding glutaminase A, with protein MRSPIEGYLRELHADLSRLRGGVPYQGIPAMAGVNPDEFAIALATVDGHVYQVGDTQSEFSIQSISKPFSYGLALDDLGAGPVDEKIDVEPSGDAFNEISLARDTGRPANAMINAGAIAAVSLIPEAPGATRFERILERFSLCAGRQLAVSEEIYHSEAQTGHRNRALAYLLRSFGIIETDPTRALEDYFRACSVMVTTPDLAMMAATLANAGSHPVTGVQAMGLDAVQRVLSVMTTCGMYDDAGAWMSTVGLPAKSGVGGGLIAVLPGQLGLAVYSPPLDAHGSSVRGVAACERMSRDMGLHFVRAARIGRSTVRGSYDVRAVPSAVRHSQAEEELLDAQGYRARIVELTGDLLFAGTESMVRAITELDPEVELVLLDVRRVDETDAVALAMMCELRDQLAEEGRVLGLIDEAGATSSHVCAEGDPLFTTRTEAVEWAEEQLLARYGGEHLSATEVDIPDFDVLAPLSTADIAVLEELMVPLQVQDGIFLRKTGENFGGVYFILSGKVTTSTSEGGHLVRHAMLGPGMTFGEIALGSGGDQVTQVTARGPVRLKLLGAQAIEQLEEQRPELALRLWKAVARDAYTLVEQNLREAAVRIGD; from the coding sequence ATGCGATCCCCCATCGAAGGCTACCTGCGCGAACTCCACGCCGACCTGTCCCGGCTGCGTGGCGGCGTCCCCTACCAGGGCATCCCGGCGATGGCCGGTGTGAATCCCGACGAATTCGCCATAGCCCTGGCCACAGTGGACGGGCACGTCTACCAGGTCGGCGACACGCAGTCGGAGTTCTCCATCCAGTCCATCTCCAAGCCCTTCAGTTACGGGCTGGCACTGGATGACCTCGGCGCCGGGCCGGTGGACGAGAAGATCGACGTCGAACCCTCCGGAGACGCGTTCAACGAGATCTCGCTGGCAAGGGACACCGGCCGCCCGGCGAACGCGATGATCAACGCCGGGGCCATCGCCGCCGTCTCGCTGATTCCCGAGGCCCCCGGAGCCACCCGCTTCGAACGCATTCTGGAACGCTTCTCGCTCTGCGCCGGGCGTCAGCTGGCGGTCAGCGAGGAGATCTACCATTCCGAGGCACAGACCGGGCACCGAAACCGCGCACTGGCCTACCTGCTGCGTTCCTTCGGCATCATCGAAACCGATCCGACGCGGGCGCTCGAGGACTATTTCAGGGCCTGCTCGGTCATGGTCACCACGCCCGACCTGGCCATGATGGCCGCGACCCTGGCCAACGCCGGCAGCCACCCGGTGACCGGCGTGCAGGCCATGGGCCTGGACGCCGTGCAACGGGTGCTTTCGGTGATGACCACCTGCGGGATGTACGACGATGCCGGCGCGTGGATGAGCACGGTGGGCCTTCCAGCCAAGTCCGGTGTCGGCGGCGGGCTCATCGCAGTACTGCCGGGCCAGCTGGGCCTGGCGGTGTATTCGCCGCCGCTGGATGCGCACGGTTCCTCGGTGCGCGGGGTGGCCGCCTGCGAACGGATGAGCCGGGACATGGGGCTGCACTTCGTCCGCGCCGCACGCATTGGACGCTCGACCGTGCGCGGCAGCTACGACGTGCGGGCCGTCCCCTCGGCGGTACGCCATTCGCAGGCCGAGGAGGAGCTGCTGGACGCGCAGGGCTACCGGGCCCGGATCGTGGAGCTGACCGGAGACCTGCTCTTCGCCGGCACCGAATCGATGGTCCGTGCCATCACCGAACTGGATCCGGAGGTGGAACTGGTGCTGCTGGACGTGCGCCGGGTCGATGAGACGGATGCCGTGGCGCTGGCCATGATGTGCGAGCTGCGCGACCAGCTGGCAGAGGAGGGCCGCGTGCTGGGGCTGATCGACGAGGCCGGGGCGACCAGCTCCCACGTCTGCGCCGAGGGGGACCCGCTCTTCACCACCCGCACCGAGGCGGTCGAATGGGCCGAGGAGCAGCTGCTGGCCCGGTACGGCGGCGAGCACCTGAGCGCCACCGAGGTGGACATCCCCGATTTCGACGTCCTCGCCCCACTTTCGACGGCTGACATCGCCGTGCTCGAGGAACTCATGGTCCCGCTACAGGTGCAGGACGGGATCTTCCTGCGCAAGACCGGCGAGAATTTCGGCGGCGTGTATTTCATCCTCTCCGGCAAGGTCACCACCAGCACCAGCGAAGGCGGGCATCTGGTCCGCCACGCGATGCTCGGCCCGGGCATGACCTTCGGGGAGATAGCCCTGGGGTCCGGCGGCGACCAGGTCACCCAGGTCACGGCGCGGGGCCCGGTACGGCTGAAACTGCTCGGTGCGCAGGCCATCGAGCAGTTGGAGGAGCAGCGCCCGGAATTGGCGCTGCGGCTCTGGAAGGCCGTTGCCCGCGACGCCTACACGCTGGTGGAACAGAACCTACGCGAGGCGGCCGTGCGGATCGGCGACTGA
- a CDS encoding AMP-binding protein, with protein sequence MPVSPLSVQSRLPHEVVVAELLCDRHPAADTAFTVIDEQLDHADLSFAQLREDSERAAALLASFGVQPGDRVATLMGKSSELISMLLGIWRLGAVHVPLFTAFATPAIRVRLEGAGARVVVADSAQLPKLATDELSRELNLSVLEADGPEGPLALMLAEQPTGFEAAVRRLDDPIVEIFTSGTTGTPKGVPVPVRALEAFDAYFHYGLDVREDDVFWNVADPGWAYGLYYGILAPLYAGRRNLLLSTSFSAELCWQVLVKFGVTNFAAAPTIVRSMRAERPEGLPGLKLLRASSAGEPLDATTIDWSAKVLGTPVRDHYGQTEMGMCIINGWAPDVIAELRPGSMGGPMPGYAAAVLKLDSDEIADPGERGRVALDVPASSMMWFPGYTGDPVRTAERFSSDGRWYYTGDAGMVDEQGYFFFSSRDDDVIIMSGYRIGPFEIESVLAEHASVRESAVIGVPDELRGEVLIAYVVPTAGITGDAALVAELQQLVKTRYATHAYPRRIEFVRDLPKTPSGKLQRYLLRQAEASRQQ encoded by the coding sequence ATGCCGGTTTCCCCACTCTCCGTACAATCCCGACTCCCCCACGAGGTGGTAGTCGCGGAACTGCTCTGCGACAGGCACCCGGCTGCCGACACCGCGTTCACAGTCATCGACGAACAGCTGGATCACGCCGACCTTTCCTTTGCGCAGCTGCGCGAGGACTCCGAACGCGCCGCCGCTCTGCTGGCATCCTTCGGCGTGCAGCCAGGCGACCGCGTCGCCACGCTCATGGGCAAGAGCTCCGAACTTATCTCGATGCTCCTGGGCATCTGGCGCCTAGGCGCCGTCCATGTCCCGCTCTTCACCGCCTTCGCCACCCCGGCCATCAGGGTCCGCCTCGAAGGCGCCGGAGCCCGCGTCGTGGTTGCCGACAGCGCGCAACTGCCCAAGCTCGCCACCGATGAACTCTCCCGCGAGCTGAACCTGAGCGTGTTGGAGGCCGATGGCCCCGAGGGCCCGCTGGCACTGATGCTTGCCGAACAGCCCACCGGCTTCGAGGCGGCGGTGCGCCGGCTCGATGACCCGATAGTGGAGATCTTCACCTCCGGCACCACCGGCACCCCCAAGGGCGTCCCGGTCCCGGTCCGCGCACTGGAGGCCTTCGACGCCTACTTCCACTACGGGCTGGACGTGCGCGAGGACGATGTCTTCTGGAACGTCGCGGACCCGGGCTGGGCCTACGGGCTGTACTACGGCATCCTCGCCCCGCTCTATGCCGGCCGGCGCAACCTGCTGCTGTCCACCAGCTTCAGCGCCGAACTCTGCTGGCAGGTGCTGGTGAAGTTCGGCGTCACCAACTTCGCCGCCGCGCCGACCATCGTGCGCTCCATGCGCGCAGAACGCCCCGAGGGGCTCCCCGGGCTCAAGCTGCTGCGCGCCTCCAGCGCCGGCGAGCCGTTGGATGCCACCACCATCGACTGGTCGGCCAAGGTGCTGGGCACCCCGGTCCGCGACCACTACGGGCAGACCGAGATGGGCATGTGCATCATCAACGGCTGGGCACCGGACGTGATCGCCGAGCTGCGCCCCGGTTCCATGGGCGGGCCGATGCCCGGCTACGCGGCCGCCGTGCTGAAGTTGGATTCCGACGAGATAGCCGACCCGGGCGAGCGCGGTCGCGTGGCCCTCGACGTTCCTGCCTCCTCGATGATGTGGTTCCCCGGCTACACGGGCGACCCGGTCCGCACCGCCGAGCGCTTCAGCTCGGACGGGCGCTGGTATTACACCGGAGACGCGGGAATGGTCGACGAGCAGGGCTACTTCTTCTTCTCCTCGCGCGATGACGACGTGATCATCATGTCCGGCTACCGGATTGGCCCGTTCGAGATCGAATCGGTGCTCGCCGAGCACGCCTCGGTCCGCGAATCCGCTGTCATCGGGGTCCCCGACGAGCTGCGTGGCGAGGTGCTGATCGCCTATGTCGTCCCCACGGCCGGCATCACCGGCGATGCCGCTCTGGTCGCCGAACTGCAGCAGCTGGTCAAGACCCGCTATGCGACCCACGCCTATCCGCGCCGCATCGAGTTCGTCCGGGATCTGCCCAAGACCCCCAGCGGGAAGCTGCAGCGCTACCTGCTGCGCCAGGCCGAGGCCTCCCGCCAGCAATAA
- a CDS encoding DUF305 domain-containing protein, giving the protein MSTSSAPSRRPVSCALILAVAAFVLAIGFGGWILGTMSPNTGYPANASVEAGFAREMQPSHQAVELSSCRAVELSMIIRGCSTNEAVRTFAYDIALTQQQQAGQTFTWLNIWWLPQASSQPGMAWMSARTLDGTTSPAGHKTPPGQIHTMASPIVLSAWGAQLSADTVDDRGSTCSSRNTGSAPRPPSPMRPAPAAWKFQRSNHRLHSLPTAGGTTLRENSYPHQESYMSSLLPSLLSGAGLIGGFQTARATKNRQLGGAVLAAAGAGAFALWKRNAGTPRAVALTGTYLAAFGLSHPLAKKLGAWPAVYTVTAGTVIASLLFGRRGK; this is encoded by the coding sequence ATGTCCACCTCTTCTGCGCCGTCACGGCGCCCCGTTTCCTGTGCCCTGATCCTGGCCGTTGCCGCCTTCGTCCTGGCCATCGGCTTCGGTGGATGGATTCTCGGCACGATGAGCCCGAACACCGGCTACCCGGCCAACGCATCGGTCGAGGCAGGCTTTGCCCGCGAGATGCAACCCAGCCACCAGGCAGTCGAGCTGTCGAGCTGTCGAGCTGTCGAGCTGTCGATGATCATCCGCGGCTGCTCGACCAACGAGGCGGTACGCACCTTCGCCTATGACATCGCCCTGACCCAACAACAGCAAGCGGGGCAGACGTTCACCTGGCTGAACATCTGGTGGCTCCCCCAGGCCTCCTCGCAGCCTGGGATGGCTTGGATGTCCGCCCGGACGCTTGATGGCACCACTTCGCCTGCCGGGCACAAAACCCCACCGGGGCAAATCCACACCATGGCCTCCCCCATAGTGCTCAGCGCCTGGGGTGCCCAGCTGTCTGCAGACACCGTCGATGACCGCGGATCGACGTGTTCATCAAGAAATACCGGCTCGGCTCCCAGACCCCCGAGCCCGATGCGGCCTGCACCGGCGGCCTGGAAATTCCAGCGTAGCAATCATCGCTTGCACAGCCTCCCGACAGCTGGCGGGACTACGCTGAGGGAAAACAGTTACCCACATCAGGAGTCGTACATGAGTTCGCTATTGCCGTCCCTGCTCTCGGGCGCCGGCCTGATCGGCGGGTTCCAGACCGCCCGGGCCACCAAGAACCGCCAGCTCGGAGGAGCCGTCCTGGCCGCCGCGGGAGCGGGCGCCTTCGCCCTGTGGAAGCGCAACGCCGGCACGCCACGGGCCGTTGCCCTGACCGGGACCTATCTGGCAGCGTTCGGGCTTTCGCACCCGCTGGCGAAGAAGCTGGGCGCCTGGCCCGCCGTCTACACCGTCACCGCGGGCACCGTCATCGCTTCGCTGCTGTTCGGGCGCCGCGGCAAATAG